In Candidatus Methylomirabilota bacterium, one genomic interval encodes:
- a CDS encoding RNA polymerase subunit sigma (Bacteria have multiple sigma factors which are active under specific conditions; the sigma factor binds with the catalytic core of RNA polymerase to produce the holoenzyme and directs bacterial core RNA polymerase to specific promoter elements to initiate transcription), translating into MSRSEECSEPFCVIPLHMDKKDEGAILAHIAAGSREAFDLLYRRYERRVYGYLLSLVRMPAVAEELMCETMLEVWRGAARFRGDSRVSTWLLGIARYKALSALRARPPSSDSIGDEVPEIQTFEDGPLEQVHKGEQIELVQKALQTLSVEHREVLELAFYHELHYQEIAELVGCPVNTVKTRVFYAKQQLKRRLAQLGVKGEQDG; encoded by the coding sequence ATGAGCCGTAGCGAGGAGTGTAGTGAACCTTTTTGCGTGATCCCGCTACATATGGATAAGAAGGACGAAGGCGCCATCCTGGCCCACATCGCGGCGGGAAGCCGAGAGGCGTTTGATCTTCTATACCGGCGGTACGAGCGAAGGGTGTATGGGTATCTTCTCAGTCTTGTGAGAATGCCGGCCGTCGCCGAGGAGTTAATGTGTGAAACGATGCTCGAGGTGTGGCGTGGGGCTGCTCGGTTTCGCGGGGACTCGAGGGTCTCGACCTGGCTCCTCGGGATTGCCCGGTATAAGGCCCTGAGTGCCCTGCGCGCACGCCCCCCTTCGTCCGATTCGATTGGGGATGAGGTTCCGGAGATCCAGACGTTCGAGGACGGTCCGTTGGAGCAGGTGCATAAAGGTGAACAGATCGAACTGGTCCAGAAGGCGCTCCAGACCCTGTCGGTGGAGCACCGGGAGGTGCTGGAGCTCGCCTTCTATCACGAGCTGCATTACCAGGAGATCGCGGAACTGGTGGGCTGTCCCGTCAATACCGTAAAGACCAGGGTATTCTACGCCAAGCAACAACTGAAGCGCAGATTAGCGCAGCTCGGCGTTAAAGGGGAACAGGATGGGTGA